The DNA segment GGCGCGGTCAAACAGGCGACCAAGCGCATTTCCGAAGCCATGGACGTGCGCAAAAGCGGCGAGGACCCGACTGCGGGCTCGCTCTCTGGCGGTAACCTGCAAAAGTTCATCGTCGGTCGTGAGCTGGACCGGCAGCCGACGGTGCTGGTGGTCAATCAGCCGACCTGGGGTGTCGACGCGGGTGCCGCAAGCCATATTCGTCAGGCGCTGGTCGATCTTGCCCGCAACGGCTCGGCCGTGCTGGTCATCAGCCAGGATCTCGACGAAATATTCGAGGTGGCCACCGATATTGCCGTCATTTCGGAAGGACGGCTGTCGCCGGCTTATCCGGCGGGCGAGCTGACACGGGAAAAGATCGGTCTCCTAATGGGCGGCCTGCATGAATCAAAGACGCATCCGGAGCCCATGCATGCGCATTGAACTTGAAAGGCGCCCGCAGGCTTCGAAACTGTTCGGCTTCCTGTCGCCGCTGCTCGCCCTCGCGCTGGCGCTGATTGCCGGTACCATTATGTTCGCCGTCCTCGGCAAGGACCCGGTGGAAGCGCTGGACGCTTTCTTCGTCGAGCCTCTGCTGGAAGTCTGGTCGCTGCACGAACTGGCGATCAAGGCGGGGCCGCTGATCCTGATCGCGGTCGGCCTTTGCGTCTGCTATCGGTCCAACAACTGGAACATCGGCGCCGAAGGCCAATTTACCATCGGTGCGGTCGCCGGCTCCTACATTCCGATTGTCTTCACCGATTGGCATTCGCCGATGGTCCTGCCACTGATGCTGATCGCCGGCGCTGTCGGCGGGGCGCTCTATGCCGCCATTCCGGCGTTGTTGAAGGCGCATTTCAACACCAATGAGATCCTGACGAGCTTGATGCTCGTTTATATCGGGCAGCTCTACCTGGATTGGCTCTCACGCGGCCCTTGGCGCGATCCGCAGGGCCATAATTTCCCGCAGAGTATCGATTTTCCGCCGGAGGCGGTGCTGCCGGCGATCTGGGCGGACTCCGGTCGGGCGCATTGGGGGATCGTCTTTGCCATCGTCGCGGCGATCCTTGCCTGGTTCATGATGAAATACACGCTGAAGGGCTTTGAGATAACCGTTCTTGGCCAATCGGAACGAGCAGGCCGCTTCGCCGGCTTTTCCTCCAAGAAAATGGTCTGGTTCGGCTTCCTCTTCTCCGGCGCGCTGGCAGGCCTTGCCGGCATTTCCGAGGTTGCGGGTTCGATCGGCCATCTGCAGCCGGCAATATCGCCGGGCTACGGCTTTACCGCCATCATCGTTGCTTTCCTGGCGCGTCTCAATCCGCTCGGCGCGATCCTTTCCGGCTTCGTGCTGGCGCTGACCTATCTTGGCGGCGAGGCGGCGCAATTATCGCCCGGCATCTCCGCCAAGGCGGCGAGCGTCTTCCAGGGGTTGTTGCTTTTCTTCGTGCTCTCCTGCGATACGCTGATCAACTATAAGATCCGGCTGGTCTGGTCGCGGGTTCGGGGAGGTGCGGCATGAGTATGAGTGTCTTTGAAGCGATCCTCCTCACCATCATCACGGCCTCGACGCCGCTTGTTATCGCCGGCCTCGGCGAACTTGTGGTGGAACGCTCCGGTGTGCTCAATCTTGGCGTCGAAGGCATGATGATCATCGGTGCTGTCGCCGCCTTCGTCGGCGCACAGGTGAGCGGATCGCCCTATGTGGGCCTCATCGCCGGCATTGCCGGCGGCGCGCTATTTTCGCTGTTGTTCGGCTTCCTGACGCTGACGCTGGTGACCAATCAGGTGGCGACGGGTCTGGCGCTGACCATCCTTGGCCTCGGTCTCTCCGGCATGATCGGGGAAGGTTATGTCAGTGTGCCCGGAGTGCAGTTGCGGGAAATCGTCTTCCCGGTCTTGTCCGATATTCCGCTCGTCGGGCCGGTGCTGTTCAAGCAGGATCTGACTTTCTATCTGTCGATCGCGCTGCTCATCGGGGTCAACTGGTCCCTCTTCCGCAGCCGCAGTGGCCTGAAGCTGCGCGCCATCGGCGACAGTCATGGCTCGGCACATGCCCTCGGCATCGACGTCATCCGCACGCGCTATCTCGCCGTCATGTTCGGCGGCGCCTGCGCCGGGCTCGCTGGTGCACAGTTGTCCCTGGTCTACACGCCGCAATGGGTCGAGAACATGTCGGCCGGCCGCGGCTGGGTGACACTGGCCCTTGTTGTCTTCGCGTCGTGGCGGCCGATGCGCGTCCTGGCCGGCGGCTATCTCTTCGGCGCAGTGACGATCCTGCAGTTTCATGCGCAGGGCTTCGGCGTCGGCATTCCCTCACAGTTTCTGTCGATGCTACCCTACGCATCGACTATTGTGGTTCTCATCATCATCTCTCAAAATCGTCGGGCGACATTGATCAACACGCCAGCGTCGCTTGGCAAGGCCTTCGTTCCGGAGCGCTAAGAACAACAACCGGACGGATTTCGTAAATATCAAACCAGCAGGGGTAACCATGAAAAAACTAGCACTCGCACTCGCCACCACGGCCGCTGCCATTGTCGGCTTCGGTGCTGCGGCCGAAGCGGCTCCGACCAAGGTCTGCTTTGTCTATGTCGGCTCGCATACGGACGGCGGTTATTCGCAGGCGCACGATCTCGGCCGTCAGCAGGTCCAGAAGGAGTTTGGCAACAAGATCGATACGCCTTATCTCGAAAACGTACCGGAAGGCCCGGACGCCGAACGCGCCATCGAGCGACTCGCCCGCTCCGGCTGCTCGCTGATCTTCTCCACATCGTTCGGCTTCATGGACGCGACCGTCAAGGTCGCCGCGAAGTTCCCGAAGGTTAAGTTCGAGCATGCGACCGGCTTCAAGAGCGGCCCGAATCTCGCCACCTACAACTCGCGCTTCTATGAAGGCCGCTACATCCTGGGTCAGATCGCTGCCAAGACGTCGGAGAATCACGGTGCCGCCTACATCGCTTCCTTCCCGATCCCGGAAGTGGTGATGGGCATCAACTCCTTCGAGCAGGGCGCGCGCTCGGTCGATCCGAGCTTCAAGCTCAAGGTCGTCTGGGTCAACACCTGGTTCGATCCCGGCAAGGAAGCCGACGCTGCCAAGGCCATGGTTGACCAAGGCGTCGATATCTTGACGCAGCACACCGATACGACGGCACCGATGCAGGTGGCTGAAGAGCGCGGCATCCATGCCTTCGGTCAGGCGTCCGACATGATCGCCTCCGGCCCGAAGGCGCAGTTGACGGCCGTCGTCGACACCTGGGGCAACTACTACTCCAAACGCGTCCATGCGCTGCTTGACGGCACCTGGAAGGCCGAACAGAGCTGGGATGGCCTGAAGGACGGCATTCTGAAGATGGCGCCGTACACCAACATGCCCGACGACGTGAAGAAGATGGCTGAAGAGACCGAAGCCAAGATCAAGTCCGGCGAACTCGCGCCCTTTACCGGCCCGATCAACAAGCAGGACGGTACGCCCTGGCTGAAGGCCGGCGAGAAAGCCGATGACGGTACTCTGCTCGGCATGAACTTCTATATCGAAGGCGTCGACGACAAGCTGCCGGCTTCAAAATAAGAAAATCAGGCGGAAAACGCTTGAGTTGAAAAGGGCGTCCAAGGGACGCCCTTTTTTGTTGCAGTGCGTCATAGAATCCCGATTTACAAAAGTATTACTATATGATTTTTTGCCTTCGGCCGTAGGAGTTGGCCAATTGGGAGGACATCATGAAATTTAAGACTGCACTGGTGAGTGCCACGATTCTTGCTGCTTGCATGTTTACGACCGCATCGGCAAAGAATTTGGTCGTCGGCTTTTCGCAAATCGGTTCGGAATCCGGCTGGCGTGCGGCGGAAACGACGGTTACGAAACAGCAGGCTGAAAAGCGCGGCATCGACCTCAAATTCGCCGATGCCCAACAGAAGCAGGAAAACCAGATCAAGGCGATTCGCTCCTTCATCGCGCAGGGTGTCGACGCGATTCTCCTGGCGCCCGTCGTGGAAACGGGATGGGACTCTGTTCTGAAGGAAGCCAAGGAAGCCAAGATCCCCGTCATCCTGCTTGACCGCACGATCAACGCCCCGAAGGATCTCTATCTGACCGCCGTTACCTCGGACCAGATTCACGAAGGCAAGGTTGCCGGTGACTGGCTTGTGAAGACTGTCGGCGACAAGAAGTGCAATATCGTCGAGCTGCAGGGCACCACCGGTTCCTCGCCGGCCATCGCCCGCAAGAAGGGCTTCGAAGAAGCCATCAAGGGCCATGACAACCTGAAGATCGTCCGCAGCCAGACCGGCGATTTCACCCGCGCCAAGGGCAAGGAAGTCATGGAAAGCTTCCTGAAGGCCGAAAATGGCGGCAAGGACATCTGCGCGCTCTACGCTCATAACGACGACATGGCCGTTGGCGCTATCCAGGCGATCAAGGAAGCCGGCCTGAAGCCGGGCAAGGATATCCTGACCGTATCCATCGATTCGGTTCCGGACCTCTTCAAGGCCATGGCGGCCGGCGAAGCAAACGCGACGGTGGAACTGACGCCGAACATGGCCGGCCCCGCCTTCGATGCCCTCGACGCGTACCTCAAGACCAAGAAGGAGCCGCCGAAGTGGATCCAGACCGAGTCGAAGCTGTACACACAGTCTGACGACCCGCAGAAGGTCTACGAGGAGAAGAAGAACCAGGGCTATTGATGTAAAAAAAGCGAACCGCATCGGCTGGCAAACGGCCGATGCGGGCTTTTCTACGCGGCATTGCGGGCGGGGAAGCTTCCGCATTTAGGTGAACTACCCGAATGCGAGTAAGATGTACGCACGGCGCTTTAGCGAGCGGCGTATTTCGCACCTTTGCATACCGGCTCAATTCAAGGAAATTCTTGCTCCATGGCTCACGATGTCGAGCGTCTTCTGACGGCTACCGGCTTCTGCAAATATTTTCCCGGCTCCACCGCTCTGGATCATGTCGATTTTACGTTGCGGCGGGGCGAGGTTCATGCGCTTCTCGGCGAAAATGGTGCTGGGAAATCGACGCTGATCAAGTGCATGACCGGCGCCTATCGCCGCGACGCAGGCAGCCTTGTTCTCGATGGCGCCGAAATCGACCCGCACGATACGCTGGCGGCGCAGAAGCTTGGTATCGGAACGGTCTATCAGGAGGTGAACCTCCTTGCGAATTTGAGTGTAGCGGAAAATCTGTTTCTCGGCCGGCAGCCAAGACGGCTCGGCATGATCAGCAGCCGTGCGATGAACAGCATGGCGAAAGACCTGTTGTCGCAATACGGCATAGACATCGATGTCAGCCGTCAGCTCGACCGTTTCTCCGTCGCAATTCAGCAAGTCATCGCGATCGCACGTGCCGTGGATCTCTCTGGCAAGGTTCTGATCCTCGACGAGCCGACGGCCAGCCTCGATACGCACGAAGTTGCCATGCTTTTCGGTATTATCCAGAATCTGAAGAAGCGCGGATTAGGAATTGTTTTCATTACGCATTTTCTTGAGCAGGTCTATCAGATTTGCGACCGCATAACCGTTCTGCGCAACGGCCGCCTTGTGGGCACGCGCGATGCGGAGGGCCTTTCCCGGCAAACCCTGATCGCCATGATGCTGGGCCGCGAACTCGCGCAGGTCGAAGCGACCGCGAAGCAGGCGGTCGGCGAAAGCGGGCCGGTCAGATACCGCTTCACCAATTTCGGCAAACGCGGCAAAATTAAGCCCTTCGACCTGGAGGTTCGGGTCGGAGAAGTGGTTGGGATTGCCGGTCTGCTGGGCTCAGGACGCACGGAAACCGCGGAAGTGCTCTTCGGCGTCGAGCGCGCCGACAGCGGCGAGGCAAAGATCGAGGACAGGAATGTGACCCTTTCGGGCCCTCGCGCTGCCATCAAGAGCGGCTTCGGCTTTTGCCCCGAAGACCGCAAGACGGATGGCATCATCGGCGATCTTTCCATCCGCGAAAACATAGTCATGGCGCTCCAGGCCCGCCGCGGCTGGGCGCGCCCATTACCGCGCAGCGAGCAGAACGCGATCGCCGATCGTTATATCAAGGCGCTGGATATCCGCACCACCGACCGCGAAAAGCCGATAAGGCTGCTGTCCGGCGGCAATCAGCAGAAGGCCATTCTGGCGCGCTGGCTGGCGACCAATCCCAATTTCCTGATCCTGGACGAGCCGACGCGCGGCATCGATGTCGGCGCGCACGCGGAGATCATCCGACTGATCGAAGATCTTTGCCAGCAGGGAATGTCGCTAGTCGTGATCTCGTCCGAGCTGGAGGAACTCGTGGCCTATAGTTCCCGCGTCATCGTGCTGCGTGACCGCGAACATATTGCCGAACTGACAGGCGACAAGATTACCGCCAGCCATATCGTCGACTCGATCGCGACGGGCGAGAGCAAGCGGGAGGAAGCATGAGTTCCCAGATCAAGGCCCTGTTGCTTCGATTGGCCCCGCAGCTCATTGCGCTGTCAGCGATTCTTCTATTGAATTTCATTATGTTCCCACAGTTCTTTCATCTGGAACTGCAAAATGGCAGATTGTATGGCAGCATCATCGATGTTCTCAATCGCGGTGCGCCCGTAGCGCTTCTGTCCATCGGCATGACGCTCGTCATCGCCACCAAGGGCATCGATCTCTCGGTCGGCGCGGTGATTGCAATTTGCGGCGCCGTTGCCGCATCCGCCATCGTCTCCGGACATTCTCTCGCCTATACGCTGATACTGACCATCGGCGTCGGGCTTGCATGCGGGCTTTGGAACGGGTTCCTCGTCGCGGTTCTCGATATTCAGCCGATCATCGCCACGCTGGTGCTGATGGTCGCCGGCCGCGGGATAGCCCAATTGATCACCGAAGGCGTCATCATGACCTTCAATGACGATGGGCTCATCTTCTTGGGAAGCGGGTCCTTCGGCTCCCTGCCGATGCCTGTCGTCATCTGGCTGTTGGTGGCATTGGCGGTTATTCTTCTGGTGAGACGCACGGCTCTCGGCATGCTCGTCGAGGCGATCGGCATCAACCGGCGGGCCAGCACGCTGTCGGGCATTCAGACGCCGGTGCTGCTGATCGCCGTCTATGCGCTGAGCGGCCTGTGCGCTTCGATCGCCGGCATCATCGTTTCCGCCGATATCAAGGGCGCCGATGCGAACAATGCCGGTCTTTGGCTCGAACTTGACGCGATCCTGGCCGTCGTCGTCGGTGGCAATTCCCTTCTTGGCGGCCGTTTCAGCATCGTCGGCTCACTGATCGGCGCGATGATCATCCAGTCGGTCAATACCGGCATTCTGCTGTCCGGCTTCCCGCCGGAGTTCAATCTGGTGATCAAGGCCGTCATCGTCATCATCATTCTGGTCATCCAGTCTCCAGCTCTCCAATCCGTCTCGTCGTTTTTCTGGCGTCGGCGGGGCGCGGCGCAGATGATCCATGAGGAGCAGGCAAAGTGAATTCGAAATATCTTCCTCTGCTCGTGACGATCGTCATTTTCCTGCTGGCCTACACCGGCTGCGTGATGGAGTTTCCGACCATGCTGTCGACGCGCGTCGTCGGCAATCTGCTGACGGATAACGCTTTTCTCGGAATTGCCGCCGTCGGCATGACGTTTGTCATCCTTTCCGGCGGCATCGATCTGTCGATCGGTTCGGTCATCGCCTTTACCGGCGTCTTCCTGGCTATCATTCTGCGAGATACCTCGATCCATCCGTTGCTCGCCTTCGCGCTTGTTCTGGCGATCACGACGATCTTCGGCGCGGGCATGGGTGCCATCATCCACTATCTCAGCATGCCGCCCTTCATCGTCACTTTGGCGGGCATGTTTCTCGCGCGCGGCATCGCTTTCGTCCTCTCGATCGACAGTATCCCGATCGAGCATGATTTCTATTCGCAACTGAGCGATCTCTATCTATTGCTGCCAGGCGGCGGCCGTCTGACGCTGATCGGCGGTATCATGCTGATCGTCTTTGCAGGCGGCATTGTGCTGGCGCATCGCACCCGCTTTGGCGCCAACGTCTATGCGTTGGGCGGCGGGGTGCAGACGGCTCAGTTGATGGGTGTGCCGGTCGGCCGCACAACGATCCAGATCTATGCGCTGTCCGGCTTTCTCGCCGGTCTATCCGGAATCGTTTTTTCGCTCTATACGTCGGCAGGATATTCGCTGGCTACGGTTGGGGTCGAGCTGGATGCCATTGCCGCCGTGGTCATAGGTGGAACATTGCTCACGGGGGGAGCAGGGTTCGTTGGAGGAACTCTCATCGGAATTCTCATACAGGGCTTGATTCAGACTTATATCACCTTTGATGGAACGCTCTCCAGTTGGTGGACTAAGATATTAATCGGGCTGCTGCTCTTTGCGTTTATTCTGATGCAGAAGGGACTTCTGCTGCTTTCCCGCTTCAATCGACGTTACGCTTAGGGAAGGACAGAGTGTTTGCGCGGCCGATTGCTTGAAACCAGGAAAACCGAAGGAAAATCCCGAACGAGCCATGCTCAGGTCGTGGATGATCTTGGAAAAGCGATTGTGTCCGGCGCCTTTCCCATCGGCAGCATTCTCCCTGGCGACAGCGATCTTCTGCAGCGGTTCAAGGTGTCGCGCACCGTGCTGCGCGAGAGCATGAAGACGCTCGCGGCAAAAGGATTGGTCGTGCCGCGCGCCCGCGTCGGAACCCGTGTCACCGAAAAGATCCATTGGAACATGTTCGACAGCGCGGTGCTGACCTGGCACTTTGAAAGCGGCGTCAACGAGGAGTTCCTTCTCCACCTCTACGACATTCGTTTGGCCTTCGAGCCGTTTGCCGCCAGCCTCGTGGCGAAGCGGGCCAGCCCCGAAGAAATCGAGTCGTTGCGAAAGCTGGCGATGGCCATGGCCGCGCCGGAACATACGCCTGATAGTCTCGCCGTCGCCGATCTTCACTTTCACCTGGCGATCACGGAAGCCTCCCACAATCCCTTCATGCGTTCGCTCGGCGGCCTGATCGAAGCGGCCCTCGTCGGCATGTTCCGGATGAGCGCACCTCCGACCAGCAACGGCTTCGGCAATATTGCCGATACGCATATGGCGATCGTCGACGCTATCGCCGCCGGCGACGAATTGGCGGCGCACAAGGCGATGGAATTCGTTATTTTCGACGGCCGCCGGCATGTCCAGCAAGCCTTCGCGGCGCTCGCGGACGCTTGACGTCTACGTCTAATTTCGCCGTAGTTCACCGCTCAACTAGTTGCTATGAGGAGATGAGGCCTGCTCTCGGGCCTCATCGGACCGTATCTTTCGGAGCTTGCAATGGAACGCACCTGCCTCGCCATCATCCTCGCCGCCGGCGACAGCACCCGCATGAAGTCGTCGATCTCCAAGGTGCTGCACCCAATCGCCGGCCGTCCGATGATTGCACATGTGATGGACGCGATTGCCAAGACCGATATTTCTGCTGCCGCGCTCGTGGTCGGCCGCAACGCGGAGGAGGTCACTGCGGCGGCCGCCGTCGGCGGCGTCAAGGTGGAAGCCTATCTGCAGAAAGAGCGTCTCGGCACCGGCCATGCAGTGCTTGCGGCGCGCGAGGCGATCGCCAAAGGGTATGACGATATTCTCGTGGCCTATGGCGACGTACCGCTGCTCACCGATGCGCCGCTTCGCGCGGCACGTCAGGGGCTAGCCGATGGCAATGACATCGTCGTCATCGGCTTTCATACGGAAAACCCCAACGCCTATGGCCGGCTGCTCGTCAAGGACGGCGAGCTGATCGCCATCCGTGAGGCAAAGGACGCGACCGACGCCGAGCTTGCGGTTACCTGGTGCAATAGCGGCCTGATGGCGATCAACGGCCGCAAGGCGCTCGATCTGCTCGACCGTATCGGCAACGACAATGCCAAGCGCGAATATTATCTGACCGATCTCGTCGAGATCGCCCGCTCTCTCGGCGGCCGCGCGGTCGCCGTCGATGCGCCCGAAGTGGAGATGACCGGCTGCAACAACCGCGCCGAACTCGCCGTTATCGAGCGGCTCTGGCAGGAGCGGCGCCGTCATGAGCTGATGCTTTCAGGCGTCACGATGATTGCGCCAGAAACGGTGTTTCTTGCCTATGACACGGTAATTGGCCAGGACGCGCTGATCGAGCCGAACGTCGTCTTCGGCCCCGGCGCCGTCATCGATGGCGGCGCGGTCATCCATGCCTTTTCGCATATCGAAGGCGCCCATGTCAGCGCCGGCGCCACGGTCGGCCCCTTCGCGCGGCTGCGTCCGGGTGCGGACCTTGCCGGCGGCTCGAAGGTTGGTAATTTCTGCGAGGTGAAGAACGGCAAGATCAGCGAGGGCGCGAAGGTCAATCACCTGACCTATATCGGCGATGCCACGGTCGGCGCCGGCAGCAATATCGGCGCGGGCACGATCACCTGCAACTATGATGGCGTCAACAAGCACGAGACGCATATCGGCGCCAACAGCTTCATCGGCTCGAACTCGTCGCTGGTTGCGCCCGTGCGTATCGGCGACAACGCCTATGTCGCCTCAGGCAGCGTCATCACCGAGGATGTGCCTGCCGATGCGCTTGCCTTCGGTCGCGCCCGCCAGGAGGTAAAACCTGGCCGTGCCAAGGTCATTCGCGAGAGAGCCTTGGCCATCAAGGCAGCGAAGAAGGGCAGCCACTAAGCCTAAAGTCCAGCGCATGAGCCCTTAAATCGGAATCGATTTAAGGAAAGGAATATGCGCTACTCTAAAGTCCTACTGCGTTCTCAACGCGTCCTTTGGATCCGCGTTGCAGTAGGGTCGCGTAACGGTCGGAAACCGAAAGTGACCATCGCGGCAATTGAGAAAACTATAAGAATCATTAGGACTTGCGCCAAGATTTTGGGCCAGACGGAGAATTGCATGTGCGGCATTGTCGGGATTGTCGGAACGAAGCCTGTGGCGGCACGATTGGTGGATGCCTTGCGGCGTCTCGAATATCGCGGCTACGATTCGGCTGGCGTTGCCACCATCCATAACGGCGTCATGGACCGCCGCCGCGCCGAAGGAAAACTCTTCAATCTCGAAAAGCGACTGGATGTCGAGCCGCTACCGGGCGTCACCGGCATTGCTCACACCCGCTGGGCGACCCATGGCGTTCCCAACGAAACCAACGCCCATCCGCATTTTGTCGAAGGCGTCGCCGTCGTTCACAATGGCATTATCGAGAATTTCTCCGAGCTGCGCGAGGAATTGAAGGCCGAAGGCCGGGTCTTTGCCACACAGACCGATACGGAAGTTGTTGCGCATCTTCTGGCGAAATATCTCCGCCAGGGCCTCGATCCGCGCGCAGCCATGCTGAAGATGCTGAACCGCGTCACCGGTGCCTATGCACTGGTCGTCATGTTCCAGAACGATCCCGACACGCTCATGGCGGCCCGCTCCGGCCCGCCGCTCGCCATCGGTTTCGGCAATGGCGAGACATTCCTCGGCTCCGACGCGATTGCGCTGGCGCCCTTCACCAACGAGATTACCTATCTCGTCGACGGCGACTGCGCGATCATCACCCGCGATGGCGCCACGGTTGTCGATTTCAGCGGCCAGGAGGTCAGCCGCGTTCGGCAGATATCGCAGGCGACTGCCTATGTCGTCGACAAGGGCAATCATCGCCACTTCATGGAAAAGGAAATTTACGAGCAGCCGGAGGTGATCTCCCATGCGCTCAGCCAATATGTCGATTTCGCCAGTCATCGAGTGCGCCCGAATGCGTCGGCGATCGATTTCAGCGCGGTGTCCAGCTTGGCGATTTCAGCCTGCGGCACGGCGTATCTTGCCGGCCTGATCGGCAAATATTGGTTCGAGCGTTATGCCCGCCTGCCGGTCGAGATCGATGTGGCTTCCGAATTCCGCTATCGCGAAATGCCGCTATTGCCCTCGCAGGCTGCGCTATTCATCTCGCAATCCGGCGAAACGGCGGATACGCTTGCATCGCTGCGCTACTGCAAGGATCATGGCCTGAAGATCGGTGCCGTGGTCAATGTGAAGGAATCGACCATCGCGCGCGAATCCGATGCGGTGTTCCCGATCATGGCCGGCCCCGAAATCGGGGTTGCCTCTACCAAGGCCTTCACCTGCCAGCTTGCTGTGCTCGCATCTTTGGCGATCGGTGCCGGCAAGGCGCGTGGTACGGTCAGCGCTGAGGACGAACAGGCGATGGTGGGTCATCTCGTTGAGATGCCGCGCATCATGGCCCGGGTGCTGAACATCATCCAGCCGCAGATGGAAAGCCTTGCCCGTGAGATCTCAAAGTTCAACGACGTGCTTTATCTCGGACGCGGCACCAGCTTCCCGCTCGCCATGGAAGGCGCGCTGAAGCTCAAGGAAATCTCCTACATCCACGCCGAAGGCTATGCTGCCGGCGAGCTGAAGCACGGTCCGATCGCGTTGATCGACGAGAACATGCCTGTTATCGTCATTGCGCCCTATGACCGCTTCTTCGACAAGACCGTCTCCAACATGCAGGAGGTGGCGGCCCGCGGCGGCCGCATCATCTTCATCACCGACGAGGCAGGGGCTGCGGCTTCCACCTTGCCGACAATGGCGACGATCACCCTGCCGGTTGTCGATGAAATCATCGCACCGATCATCTTCTCGCTGCCGA comes from the Rhizobium sp. NXC24 genome and includes:
- the glmU gene encoding bifunctional UDP-N-acetylglucosamine diphosphorylase/glucosamine-1-phosphate N-acetyltransferase GlmU, yielding MERTCLAIILAAGDSTRMKSSISKVLHPIAGRPMIAHVMDAIAKTDISAAALVVGRNAEEVTAAAAVGGVKVEAYLQKERLGTGHAVLAAREAIAKGYDDILVAYGDVPLLTDAPLRAARQGLADGNDIVVIGFHTENPNAYGRLLVKDGELIAIREAKDATDAELAVTWCNSGLMAINGRKALDLLDRIGNDNAKREYYLTDLVEIARSLGGRAVAVDAPEVEMTGCNNRAELAVIERLWQERRRHELMLSGVTMIAPETVFLAYDTVIGQDALIEPNVVFGPGAVIDGGAVIHAFSHIEGAHVSAGATVGPFARLRPGADLAGGSKVGNFCEVKNGKISEGAKVNHLTYIGDATVGAGSNIGAGTITCNYDGVNKHETHIGANSFIGSNSSLVAPVRIGDNAYVASGSVITEDVPADALAFGRARQEVKPGRAKVIRERALAIKAAKKGSH
- the glmS gene encoding glutamine--fructose-6-phosphate transaminase (isomerizing); translated protein: MCGIVGIVGTKPVAARLVDALRRLEYRGYDSAGVATIHNGVMDRRRAEGKLFNLEKRLDVEPLPGVTGIAHTRWATHGVPNETNAHPHFVEGVAVVHNGIIENFSELREELKAEGRVFATQTDTEVVAHLLAKYLRQGLDPRAAMLKMLNRVTGAYALVVMFQNDPDTLMAARSGPPLAIGFGNGETFLGSDAIALAPFTNEITYLVDGDCAIITRDGATVVDFSGQEVSRVRQISQATAYVVDKGNHRHFMEKEIYEQPEVISHALSQYVDFASHRVRPNASAIDFSAVSSLAISACGTAYLAGLIGKYWFERYARLPVEIDVASEFRYREMPLLPSQAALFISQSGETADTLASLRYCKDHGLKIGAVVNVKESTIARESDAVFPIMAGPEIGVASTKAFTCQLAVLASLAIGAGKARGTVSAEDEQAMVGHLVEMPRIMARVLNIIQPQMESLAREISKFNDVLYLGRGTSFPLAMEGALKLKEISYIHAEGYAAGELKHGPIALIDENMPVIVIAPYDRFFDKTVSNMQEVAARGGRIIFITDEAGAAASTLPTMATITLPVVDEIIAPIIFSLPIQLLAYHTAVFMGTDVDQPRNLAKSVTVE